A portion of the Pseudoalteromonas luteoviolacea genome contains these proteins:
- a CDS encoding T6SS effector amidase Tae4 family protein has product MSCLILHKKLSNAYQSRWDMMEGKKFQKWAENAILSSSGGSCAARVSNAFNRAGYNDMLNAFKNTDFVTTGDGQGNRYILGAQNLALYLGVYDNANLVTNFTSIKGKQGIIFFRDPSPGGYNHIDLFDGSKLVGNGVIPSKAFKSSIYFSELKD; this is encoded by the coding sequence GTGTCATGTTTAATTTTACACAAAAAACTCAGTAATGCTTATCAGTCTCGTTGGGATATGATGGAAGGCAAGAAATTCCAAAAATGGGCTGAAAACGCAATACTCAGCAGCAGCGGGGGCTCTTGTGCGGCAAGAGTAAGTAATGCATTTAACCGAGCTGGCTATAACGATATGCTTAATGCTTTTAAGAACACCGACTTTGTTACTACTGGTGACGGGCAAGGGAACAGGTATATTTTGGGAGCTCAAAATTTAGCACTTTATCTGGGAGTTTATGATAACGCCAATTTGGTTACTAATTTTACATCTATAAAAGGCAAGCAAGGTATAATATTCTTTAGAGACCCTTCACCAGGTGGCTACAATCATATAGATTTATTTGACGGTTCTAAGCTGGTAGGTAATGGTGTTATACCGTCTAAAGCATTTAAATCTTCCATTTATTTTTCGGAGTTAAAGGATTGA
- a CDS encoding RHS repeat-associated core domain-containing protein — MFNFAKRVKGNQIEVFDYDSNGNQISAVMTNHGVTASQRSVVYSARNKATDITVNGELVQFSYDTNNRRFKRVEHNKTIYYVGALEIVKERGSEALSTQTYIRRNIGNDAVKTYHENGQESVQWLFTDHQGSVVAVVNNGGKLLKRFSYDVFGKQSEVPVPNNELDKQNWALETGLFWTVASNQRAYTGHEPVKFGDDTRIIHMNGRIYDADTGRFMQTDPFVQAPSNLQNYNRYSYVLNNPLSFTDPSGYIFKPLKKVRRNLIRAHAKVYGPEVTNTLGNLASAACGGAVGICSAFWNYEFTRAMGGSSSQAFKAGVIAGVTAQAFYEVGEHFKGEFKITKDFGFADLQLGQQLQWAGSHALVGGISSVASGGKFGHGFVSAGFTKMAMGNAGFDMDNRSWAAIAGRTAVAAVVGGTSSLLTGGKFANGARTAAMMHLLNAEATNYRKKIAGWRDAERAVRSRLRDDGWDIVKRRVSAKYDGDWYIRGREYDVVAYKDINGVRHWQLVEVKFVRSGNYGVSTSPVSRKAMGYRGFTQAFTTSRQVYFDMKATNMTLIGKGLPNGSVPLNPGQYSISWEFVKPNQTGISVGINEGKQFTNAILELTGG, encoded by the coding sequence ATGTTTAATTTTGCAAAGCGTGTGAAGGGCAACCAAATAGAAGTGTTTGATTATGATAGCAATGGCAATCAAATCAGCGCGGTGATGACCAACCATGGCGTGACTGCGTCTCAACGCAGTGTGGTGTACTCTGCACGCAATAAGGCCACGGATATCACAGTCAACGGTGAATTGGTTCAGTTTAGTTATGATACCAATAACCGACGCTTTAAACGTGTTGAGCACAATAAAACCATTTACTACGTCGGCGCACTTGAAATCGTCAAAGAGCGTGGTTCAGAGGCTTTATCTACGCAAACGTATATTCGCCGTAATATAGGTAATGACGCAGTAAAAACGTACCATGAAAATGGCCAAGAGAGTGTGCAATGGTTGTTTACAGACCATCAAGGCTCGGTTGTTGCAGTCGTCAATAACGGTGGCAAGCTGTTAAAGCGCTTTAGCTATGATGTATTTGGCAAGCAGTCAGAAGTACCTGTGCCAAACAACGAGTTAGACAAACAAAACTGGGCCCTTGAAACCGGTCTGTTTTGGACTGTCGCGAGCAATCAAAGGGCGTATACAGGCCATGAACCGGTCAAGTTTGGTGACGATACCCGCATCATTCATATGAATGGTCGGATCTACGATGCAGACACCGGCCGATTTATGCAAACCGACCCATTTGTTCAAGCGCCAAGTAATTTGCAGAACTATAACCGATATAGTTATGTGTTGAATAATCCGCTGTCGTTTACAGATCCGAGTGGGTACATTTTTAAGCCGCTTAAGAAGGTACGAAGAAATCTTATAAGAGCACATGCAAAAGTATACGGCCCAGAAGTAACGAATACGCTAGGGAATCTAGCATCGGCCGCTTGTGGTGGGGCAGTAGGTATTTGTTCAGCATTTTGGAACTATGAGTTTACGCGCGCAATGGGTGGCTCTTCGTCACAGGCGTTTAAGGCAGGAGTTATCGCAGGGGTGACGGCTCAGGCTTTTTATGAAGTTGGGGAGCATTTTAAAGGTGAATTCAAAATTACAAAAGATTTTGGTTTTGCAGATTTACAGTTAGGCCAGCAATTGCAATGGGCAGGAAGCCACGCCTTGGTTGGTGGTATTTCATCTGTCGCTTCTGGTGGTAAATTTGGTCATGGGTTTGTATCAGCTGGTTTTACTAAGATGGCAATGGGTAATGCTGGTTTTGATATGGATAATCGATCATGGGCGGCCATTGCAGGACGGACAGCGGTAGCAGCGGTTGTTGGTGGTACTTCGAGTCTGCTTACTGGTGGCAAGTTTGCTAATGGTGCTAGGACAGCGGCGATGATGCACCTACTAAATGCAGAAGCTACGAACTACAGGAAAAAAATAGCAGGATGGAGAGATGCAGAAAGGGCTGTTCGTAGCCGACTTAGAGACGATGGATGGGATATCGTTAAGAGGAGAGTATCGGCTAAATATGATGGTGATTGGTATATCCGAGGTAGGGAGTATGATGTAGTAGCATATAAAGATATAAATGGTGTTAGGCATTGGCAATTAGTTGAAGTAAAATTTGTTCGCTCCGGAAACTATGGGGTTTCAACGTCCCCAGTATCCAGAAAAGCGATGGGTTATCGTGGATTTACTCAAGCGTTTACAACTTCTCGACAAGTTTATTTTGACATGAAAGCAACGAATATGACTCTAATAGGAAAAGGATTACCAAATGGTTCAGTCCCTCTAAATCCAGGTCAGTACAGTATAAGCTGGGAGTTTGTAAAGCCAAATCAAACAGGCATTAGCGTAGGGATTAATGAAGGTAAACAATTTACAAATGCGATATTGGAGTTAACAGGTGGCTAG
- a CDS encoding RHS repeat domain-containing protein produces MFDNTKKHRLAYEYTSDWSKSYIYDEFGRGVASVTDFDSSALDCKSVDHVSYEPSSKDVRISATLASVSASHCVVQLTTFDEFGRVFQQFDDYRRLKQRNEYIEAQGVHFTYHAGQVVKKQEAREGSNGAVYYQFSQEDGAGRVTHYNKGRFAMSIGYSDTGFLSTLNVGGSHEYIQSHSYEFDGLGNLTSSAFTLDGGAIEATRFEYDSLNRVTTVDGSVAFAYDANGNLTAKSGWTQHYDGAKPHAISKRVKGNQIEVFDYDSNGNQISAVMTNHGVTASQRSVAYSARNKATDITVNGELVQFSYDTNNRRFKRVEHNKTIYYVGALEIVTERGSEALSTQTYIRRNIGNDAVKTYHENGQESVQWLFTDHQGSVVAVVNNGGKLLKRFSYDVFGKQSEVPVPNNELDKQNWALETGLFWTVASNQRAYTGHEPVKFGDDTRIIHMNGRIYDADTGRFMQTDPFVQAPSNLQNYNRYSYVLNNPLSFTDPSGYLFSALKKVQRGLIKAAVKVFGPEVVSIAGNLASAACGPAVGACAAYWNYEFTRAMGGSSSQAFKAGIIAGVTAQAFYEVGEHFKALGDYNKWHVNSDMLTEFGGNLLTSGQIAGQISAHAVVGGIASIASGGQFGHGFVSAGVTKGAGGAFLPGGGGLEFHQIATGTVISAVIGGTVSEITGGKFANGARTGAMQYVLNQAGESIREIYASFGVGKGSGKWEVRFGAVGTSENVVYNQEVTVLDEHGNVIGTFEGSSTPNPFKPRNPNVSGTDAYPQVQGGQYDLTHGLHRGQPALSVNGDGFIPTTAPNPNFPQQGSTANFIRVHKGYSNTWKGSAGCMTINPNQWGTFMKTVPASGKGLLYLPN; encoded by the coding sequence GTGTTCGATAACACGAAAAAGCATCGCTTAGCCTATGAATATACGAGTGATTGGTCAAAAAGTTATATTTACGATGAGTTTGGGCGGGGCGTCGCCTCAGTCACAGACTTTGATAGTTCGGCACTCGATTGTAAGAGTGTGGACCATGTGTCGTATGAACCCTCAAGCAAAGATGTTCGAATATCCGCAACCCTCGCATCCGTGAGTGCCAGTCACTGTGTTGTGCAGCTGACGACATTTGATGAGTTTGGTCGCGTATTCCAACAGTTTGATGATTATCGTCGCCTTAAGCAGAGAAATGAATACATAGAAGCACAGGGTGTTCATTTTACCTATCACGCTGGTCAGGTTGTCAAAAAGCAAGAAGCGCGCGAGGGAAGCAATGGGGCAGTCTATTATCAATTTTCGCAAGAAGATGGTGCTGGGCGTGTGACTCACTACAATAAAGGTCGCTTTGCCATGTCGATTGGTTACAGTGATACCGGCTTTTTGAGCACTTTAAATGTAGGGGGCAGCCATGAGTATATTCAATCACATAGCTATGAATTTGATGGACTGGGTAACCTCACATCCAGCGCATTTACTTTAGATGGTGGGGCAATTGAAGCCACTAGATTTGAATATGACTCGCTAAACCGTGTTACAACGGTGGATGGGAGCGTGGCATTTGCTTATGATGCAAACGGTAACCTCACCGCAAAGTCTGGTTGGACGCAGCACTATGATGGGGCCAAGCCACATGCGATTTCAAAGCGTGTGAAGGGCAACCAAATAGAAGTGTTTGATTATGATAGCAATGGCAATCAAATCAGCGCGGTGATGACCAACCATGGTGTGACTGCGTCTCAACGCAGTGTGGCGTACTCTGCACGCAATAAGGCCACGGATATCACAGTCAACGGTGAATTGGTTCAGTTTAGTTATGATACCAATAACCGACGCTTTAAACGTGTTGAGCACAATAAAACCATTTACTACGTCGGCGCACTTGAAATCGTTACAGAGCGTGGTTCAGAGGCTTTATCTACGCAAACGTATATTCGCCGTAATATAGGTAATGACGCGGTAAAAACGTACCATGAAAATGGCCAAGAGAGTGTGCAATGGTTGTTTACAGACCATCAAGGCTCGGTTGTTGCAGTCGTCAATAACGGTGGCAAGCTGTTAAAGCGCTTTAGCTATGATGTATTTGGCAAGCAGTCAGAAGTACCTGTGCCAAACAACGAGTTAGACAAACAAAACTGGGCCCTTGAAACCGGTCTGTTTTGGACTGTCGCGAGCAATCAAAGGGCGTATACAGGCCATGAACCGGTCAAGTTTGGTGACGATACCCGCATCATTCATATGAATGGTCGGATCTACGATGCAGACACCGGCCGATTTATGCAAACCGACCCATTTGTGCAAGCACCGAGCAATTTGCAGAACTATAACCGATATAGTTATGTGCTGAATAACCCGCTGTCGTTTACGGATCCGAGTGGGTATTTGTTTAGTGCTTTGAAAAAGGTGCAAAGAGGGCTGATAAAAGCTGCTGTCAAAGTATTTGGACCAGAAGTGGTTAGTATTGCTGGTAATTTAGCATCGGCGGCTTGCGGTCCGGCAGTAGGCGCTTGTGCGGCATATTGGAATTATGAGTTTACGCGCGCAATGGGCGGGAGCTCATCTCAAGCATTTAAGGCTGGAATAATCGCAGGGGTGACGGCTCAGGCTTTTTATGAGGTTGGGGAGCATTTTAAAGCGTTAGGTGATTACAATAAATGGCACGTTAATAGTGATATGCTAACAGAGTTTGGTGGTAACTTATTAACAAGCGGCCAAATAGCTGGCCAAATTTCGGCTCATGCAGTTGTTGGTGGTATTGCGTCTATAGCTAGCGGAGGACAGTTTGGTCATGGGTTTGTGAGTGCAGGTGTAACCAAAGGTGCTGGCGGTGCATTTTTACCTGGTGGTGGTGGGCTAGAATTCCATCAAATAGCGACAGGCACGGTTATTTCAGCTGTCATTGGTGGTACAGTATCGGAGATAACAGGCGGAAAGTTTGCTAATGGTGCTCGTACTGGGGCAATGCAGTATGTTTTGAATCAGGCGGGTGAGTCGATTAGAGAGATTTATGCATCCTTTGGTGTTGGCAAAGGTAGCGGAAAATGGGAAGTTAGGTTTGGTGCAGTCGGAACGTCAGAGAATGTGGTTTATAATCAGGAGGTTACAGTTCTAGATGAGCATGGAAATGTTATTGGTACTTTTGAAGGTAGCAGCACACCAAACCCCTTTAAGCCTAGAAATCCAAATGTCAGCGGAACAGATGCATACCCGCAAGTACAGGGAGGACAGTACGATTTAACGCACGGATTACATAGAGGCCAACCTGCTTTGTCAGTTAATGGAGATGGCTTTATTCCAACTACAGCTCCAAATCCAAATTTTCCTCAGCAAGGAAGTACAGCTAATTTTATCCGTGTACACAAAGGATATAGCAACACGTGGAAAGGTTCTGCTGGATGTATGACTATTAACCCAAATCAATGGGGTACGTTTATGAAGACTGTGCCGGCGAGTGGTAAAGGTCTCTTATATTTACCGAACTAG
- a CDS encoding transposase produces MAIARKRQVSLVDTKYYHCISRCVRRAFLCGEDKATGKSFEHRREWVEEKLLQLAKVFCIDVCAYAVMSNHTHIVLYVDDKKAKRLSDKAILIRWHKQFKGTWLTHKFVSGESLSNSERCLLSELVDEYRKRLADISWFMRTLNEDIARKANKEDGCTGRFWEGRFKSQALLDEAALAACLAYVDLNPVRAKMAKTPEESDHTSIKKRIETAKVGKQPKSLLRFAGNPRKHMAKGLPFEFKYYVELVDLTGRCIREDKRGFITDSQPILARLNIQPENWLKLTTQFTSVFKGSVGRPDAKQKYCEHLKLKRRGNLTQCSELLA; encoded by the coding sequence ATGGCAATTGCAAGGAAGAGACAGGTTAGCTTGGTGGATACCAAGTATTATCACTGTATATCACGATGTGTAAGACGGGCATTTTTATGCGGAGAAGATAAAGCAACGGGTAAGTCATTCGAGCATCGAAGAGAGTGGGTTGAAGAGAAGTTATTACAACTAGCCAAGGTGTTCTGTATTGATGTATGTGCTTATGCGGTGATGAGTAACCATACGCATATTGTTTTGTATGTAGATGATAAAAAAGCAAAACGGCTAAGCGATAAAGCCATTCTTATTCGCTGGCATAAACAGTTTAAAGGGACTTGGCTGACACATAAGTTTGTCAGTGGCGAGTCACTGAGCAATTCAGAGCGTTGTTTGTTGTCAGAGTTGGTAGACGAATACAGAAAACGCCTAGCGGATATCAGCTGGTTTATGCGAACGCTTAACGAAGATATAGCACGTAAAGCCAATAAGGAGGATGGTTGCACAGGCCGTTTTTGGGAAGGGCGGTTTAAATCACAAGCCTTGTTAGATGAAGCCGCTTTAGCAGCATGTTTAGCGTATGTGGATTTGAATCCTGTTAGAGCCAAAATGGCTAAGACCCCAGAAGAGTCAGACCATACCAGCATTAAAAAACGTATTGAAACAGCAAAAGTGGGTAAACAACCCAAGTCTTTACTGCGTTTTGCAGGTAACCCAAGGAAACACATGGCAAAAGGCTTACCATTTGAATTCAAGTATTATGTTGAGCTGGTTGATTTAACAGGTCGATGTATTCGTGAAGACAAACGCGGATTTATTACAGATTCTCAACCAATCTTAGCAAGGCTGAATATCCAACCAGAGAATTGGTTAAAGCTTACTACCCAGTTTACGAGCGTGTTTAAAGGGTCAGTGGGCAGGCCAGATGCAAAGCAAAAATACTGTGAACACCTAAAGTTAAAGCGACGAGGCAATTTAACGCAGTGTAGTGAATTACTCGCTTAG
- a CDS encoding IS110 family transposase, producing MNNVSILSIDLAKNVFQLLGIDQFGKPCLSKRLSRAKLHEALFNLPACEVVMEACSSSHYWGRVCLAAGHQVHLIPAQHVTPFVRGNKNDKNDCLAIYEASRRPNIRFVPVKTEQQQAVLILHRMRERVLASRTACINQTRSLLLEFGIHIPKAYSIFKRAIHELLSESIQPVIRLMLLEVLEELEGYDKKIRLLDSLFRQSNAQNSSAEIMQSIPGIGPIIASAFSASIDKGQAFKCAKDFSVWLGLTPKQYASGETNRLGGITKRGDCYLRKQLIHGARTVVNHAHKKDDDLNRWITALKQRRGVNKAVVATAHRLARLMWILLQKNEFYRPMFNNTVKQNA from the coding sequence ATGAATAACGTTAGTATATTGAGCATCGATTTGGCAAAAAATGTATTCCAACTGCTGGGCATCGATCAATTCGGTAAGCCTTGCTTGTCAAAGCGACTATCTCGAGCAAAACTTCATGAAGCTCTATTCAACTTGCCCGCCTGCGAAGTTGTTATGGAGGCTTGCAGTTCTTCTCATTATTGGGGTCGCGTATGTTTGGCCGCTGGCCATCAAGTTCATCTCATTCCCGCGCAACATGTAACTCCGTTTGTCCGTGGTAATAAAAATGATAAAAACGACTGCTTGGCAATATACGAGGCAAGTAGAAGGCCCAACATACGATTCGTTCCAGTGAAGACTGAGCAACAGCAAGCTGTCCTTATATTACATAGGATGCGAGAAAGAGTATTAGCTTCCCGCACAGCTTGTATTAACCAAACTAGAAGTCTACTGCTGGAGTTTGGTATCCACATTCCTAAAGCATACTCGATATTTAAACGAGCAATTCATGAGCTATTATCCGAATCTATTCAACCTGTTATTCGACTTATGCTACTAGAGGTGCTCGAAGAATTAGAAGGCTATGACAAGAAAATTAGGTTGCTAGATTCCCTGTTCCGACAGTCGAATGCTCAAAATAGTAGCGCAGAGATTATGCAATCAATACCAGGTATAGGCCCCATAATCGCGTCTGCTTTCAGTGCCAGTATCGACAAGGGCCAAGCATTTAAATGTGCCAAAGACTTTAGTGTGTGGCTCGGCCTCACCCCCAAACAATATGCTTCAGGTGAGACTAATCGCCTAGGCGGCATTACTAAACGTGGTGATTGTTACCTTAGAAAGCAACTTATTCATGGCGCTCGCACTGTTGTGAATCATGCTCATAAAAAAGATGACGATTTAAATCGCTGGATAACAGCTTTAAAGCAACGAAGAGGTGTCAATAAGGCTGTTGTTGCAACTGCACACCGCCTAGCAAGGTTGATGTGGATATTACTTCAAAAGAATGAATTCTACCGACCAATGTTTAACAATACGGTAAAGCAAAATGCGTAG
- a CDS encoding transposase, with the protein MAIARKRQVSLVDTKYYHCISRCVRRAFLCGEDKVTGKSFEHRREWVEEKLLQLAKVFCIDVCAYAVMNNHTHIVLYVDDKKAKRLNDKAILIRWHKQFKGTWLTHKFVSGESLTNSERCLLSELVDEYRKRLADISWFMRTLNEDIARKANKEDGCTGRFWEGRFKSQALLDEAALAACLAYVDLNPVRAKMAKTPEESDHTSIKKRIETAKVGKQPKSLLRFAGNPRKHMAKGLPFEFKYYVELVDLTGRCIREDKRGFITDSQPILARLNIQPENWLKLTTQFTSVFKGSVGRPDAKQKYCEHLKLKRRGNLTQCSELLA; encoded by the coding sequence ATGGCAATAGCAAGGAAGAGACAAGTTAGCTTGGTTGATACCAAGTACTATCATTGCATATCACGCTGCGTAAGACGCGCATTTTTATGTGGAGAAGATAAGGTAACAGGTAAGTCGTTTGAGCATCGAAGAGAGTGGGTTGAAGAGAAGTTATTGCAGCTAGCTAAGGTATTTTGTATTGATGTATGTGCTTATGCGGTGATGAATAACCATACCCATATTGTTTTGTATGTTGATGATAAAAAAGCAAAACGTCTAAATGATAAAGCTATTTTGATTCGTTGGCATAAACAATTTAAAGGGACTTGGCTGACTCATAAGTTTGTCAGTGGAGAGTCACTGACCAATTCAGAGCGTTGTTTGTTGTCAGAGTTGGTAGACGAATACAGAAAACGCCTAGCGGATATCAGCTGGTTTATGCGAACGCTTAACGAAGATATAGCACGTAAAGCCAATAAGGAGGATGGTTGCACAGGCCGTTTTTGGGAAGGGCGGTTTAAATCACAAGCCTTGTTAGATGAAGCCGCTTTAGCAGCATGTTTAGCGTATGTGGATTTGAATCCTGTTAGAGCCAAAATGGCTAAGACCCCAGAAGAGTCAGACCATACCAGCATTAAAAAACGTATTGAAACAGCAAAAGTGGGTAAACAACCCAAGTCTTTACTGCGTTTTGCAGGTAACCCAAGGAAACACATGGCAAAAGGCTTACCATTTGAATTCAAGTATTATGTTGAGCTGGTTGATTTAACAGGTCGATGTATTCGTGAAGACAAACGCGGATTTATTACAGATTCTCAACCAATCTTAGCAAGGCTGAATATCCAACCAGAGAATTGGTTAAAGCTTACTACCCAGTTTACGAGCGTGTTTAAAGGGTCAGTGGGCAGGCCAGATGCAAAGCAAAAATACTGTGAACACCTAAAGTTAAAGCGACGAGGCAATTTAACGCAGTGTAGTGAATTACTCGCTTAG
- a CDS encoding RHS repeat domain-containing protein, which translates to MFDNTKKHRLAYEYTSDWSKSYIYDEFGRGVASVTDFDSSALDCKSVDHVSYEPSSKDVRISATLASVSASHCVVQLTTFDEFGRVFQQFDDYRRLKQRNEYIEAQGVHFTYHAGQVVKKQEAREGSNGAVYYQFSQEDGAGRVTHYNKGRFAMSIGYSDTGFLSTLNVGGSHEYIQSHSYEFDGLGNLTSSAFTLDGGAIEATRFEYDSLNRVTTVDGSVAFAYDANGNLTAKSGWTQHYDGAKPHAISKRVKGNQIEVFDYDSNGNQISAVMTNHGVTASQRSVVYSARNKATDITVNGELVQFSYDTNNRRFKRVEHNKTIYYVGALEIVKERGSEALSTQTYIRRNIGNDAVKTYHENGQESVQWLFTDHQGSVVAVVNNGGKLLKRFSYDVFGKQSEVPVPNNELDKQNWALETGLFWTVASNQRAYTGHEPVKFGDDTRIIHMNGRIYDADTGRFMQTDPFVQAPSNLQNYNRYSYVLNNPLSYTDPSGYLFSALKKVQRGLIKAAVKVFGPEVVSIAGNLASAACGPAVGACAAYWNYEFTRAMGGSSSQAFKAGIIAGVTAQAFYEVGEHFKALGDYNKWHVNSDMLTEFGGNLLTSGQIAGQISAHAVVGGIASIASGGQFGHGFVSAGVTKGAGGAFLPGGSGLEFHQIATGTVISAVIGGTVSQITGGKFANGARTGAMQYVLNQAGESLREKRNPAEALAKEYLEDGHLKLWEANEIWRANTDPNFELTVDATKLTVTGNFNEAGVAFGKVVDGKDWLVHGSTALSMKSDGSIQISSGTYDFTLNLRSQYPTWIQYAVRNTLTYGGFYLASVAGTRSGLDFTIHYSGSPKYIVTK; encoded by the coding sequence GTGTTCGATAACACGAAAAAGCATCGCTTAGCCTATGAATATACGAGTGATTGGTCAAAAAGTTATATTTACGATGAGTTTGGGCGGGGCGTTGCCTCAGTCACAGACTTTGATAGTTCGGCACTCGATTGTAAGAGTGTGGACCATGTGTCGTATGAACCCTCAAGCAAAGATGTTCGAATATCCGCAACCCTCGCATCCGTGAGTGCCAGTCACTGTGTTGTGCAGCTGACGACATTTGATGAGTTTGGTCGCGTATTCCAACAGTTTGATGATTATCGTCGCCTTAAGCAGAGAAATGAATACATAGAAGCACAGGGTGTTCATTTTACCTATCACGCTGGTCAGGTTGTCAAAAAGCAAGAAGCGCGCGAGGGAAGCAATGGGGCAGTCTATTATCAATTTTCGCAAGAAGATGGTGCTGGGCGTGTGACTCACTACAATAAAGGTCGCTTTGCCATGTCGATTGGTTACAGTGATACCGGCTTTTTGAGCACTTTAAATGTAGGGGGCAGCCATGAGTATATTCAATCACATAGCTATGAATTTGATGGACTGGGTAACCTCACATCCAGCGCATTTACTTTAGATGGTGGGGCAATTGAAGCCACTAGATTTGAATATGACTCGCTAAACCGTGTTACAACGGTGGATGGGAGCGTGGCATTTGCTTATGATGCAAACGGTAACCTCACCGCAAAGTCTGGTTGGACGCAGCACTATGATGGGGCCAAGCCACATGCGATTTCAAAGCGTGTGAAGGGCAACCAAATAGAAGTGTTTGATTATGATAGCAATGGCAATCAAATCAGCGCGGTGATGACCAACCATGGCGTGACTGCGTCTCAACGCAGTGTGGTGTACTCTGCACGCAATAAGGCCACGGATATCACAGTCAACGGTGAATTGGTTCAGTTTAGTTATGATACCAATAACCGACGCTTTAAACGTGTTGAGCACAATAAAACCATTTACTACGTCGGCGCACTTGAAATCGTCAAAGAGCGTGGTTCAGAGGCTTTATCTACGCAAACGTATATTCGCCGTAATATAGGTAATGACGCGGTAAAAACGTACCATGAAAATGGCCAAGAGAGTGTGCAATGGTTATTTACAGACCATCAAGGCTCGGTTGTTGCAGTCGTCAATAACGGTGGCAAGCTGTTAAAGCGCTTTAGCTATGATGTATTTGGCAAGCAGTCAGAAGTACCTGTGCCAAACAACGAGTTAGACAAACAAAACTGGGCCCTTGAAACCGGTCTGTTTTGGACTGTCGCGAGCAATCAAAGGGCGTATACAGGCCATGAACCGGTCAAGTTTGGTGACGATACCCGCATCATTCATATGAATGGTCGGATCTACGATGCAGATACTGGGCGGTTTATGCAAACAGACCCGTTTGTGCAAGCGCCGAGTAATTTGCAGAACTATAACCGCTATAGTTATGTGCTGAATAATCCACTGAGTTATACAGATCCGAGTGGGTATTTGTTTAGTGCTTTGAAAAAGGTGCAAAGAGGGCTGATAAAAGCTGCTGTCAAAGTATTTGGACCAGAAGTGGTTAGTATTGCTGGTAATTTAGCATCGGCGGCTTGCGGTCCAGCAGTAGGCGCTTGTGCGGCATATTGGAATTATGAGTTTACGCGCGCAATGGGCGGCTCTTCGTCTCAGGCGTTTAAGGCTGGAATAATCGCAGGGGTGACGGCTCAGGCTTTTTATGAAGTTGGGGAGCATTTTAAAGCGTTAGGTGATTACAATAAATGGCACGTTAATAGTGATATGCTAACAGAGTTTGGTGGTAACTTATTAACAAGCGGCCAAATAGCTGGCCAAATTTCGGCTCATGCAGTTGTTGGTGGTATTGCGTCTATAGCTAGCGGAGGACAGTTTGGTCATGGGTTTGTGAGTGCAGGTGTAACCAAAGGTGCTGGCGGCGCGTTTTTACCTGGTGGAAGTGGGCTAGAATTCCATCAAATAGCGACAGGCACGGTTATTTCAGCGGTAATTGGTGGTACAGTATCGCAGATAACAGGCGGAAAGTTTGCTAATGGTGCTCGTACTGGGGCAATGCAGTATGTGTTGAATCAGGCGGGTGAGAGTTTAAGAGAAAAACGAAACCCAGCCGAGGCTTTAGCTAAGGAGTATCTAGAAGATGGGCACTTAAAGCTTTGGGAAGCCAATGAGATTTGGAGAGCTAATACAGATCCAAATTTTGAGTTAACTGTCGATGCTACGAAACTTACAGTAACAGGAAATTTTAATGAGGCAGGTGTTGCATTCGGGAAAGTAGTTGATGGAAAGGACTGGCTTGTACATGGGTCTACAGCACTCTCAATGAAGTCTGATGGCTCTATACAAATATCAAGTGGGACTTATGATTTTACGCTCAATTTGAGATCGCAGTATCCTACTTGGATACAATACGCAGTTCGAAACACTTTAACTTATGGTGGGTTTTATTTGGCTTCAGTTGCGGGGACAAGATCTGGATTAGATTTTACAATTCATTATTCAGGCTCACCAAAGTATATAGTAACTAAATAG
- a CDS encoding tetratricopeptide repeat protein: MNKFYIFVSVVLIALCSPTTFAKDKGIVDEYQIIKANYVVQFKEGNYEEAYKAAENLLHIDPTDPVAYLKLIMAARELGIDMKVIRHNFAPWVSESNMKEQELKLIADMLIESPRVGLNLKNIGDTHSNLKK; encoded by the coding sequence ATGAATAAGTTCTATATATTTGTGAGTGTGGTGCTAATCGCGCTATGTTCACCTACAACCTTTGCTAAAGATAAAGGCATAGTTGATGAATATCAGATCATTAAAGCTAACTATGTAGTACAGTTTAAAGAAGGAAATTATGAAGAAGCATATAAGGCTGCTGAAAACTTACTACATATTGATCCAACGGATCCTGTAGCATACTTAAAGTTAATAATGGCCGCACGCGAGTTAGGGATAGATATGAAAGTCATTCGTCATAACTTTGCGCCTTGGGTTTCGGAGTCTAATATGAAGGAACAAGAGCTTAAGCTAATTGCCGATATGCTAATTGAGTCTCCAAGGGTGGGGTTAAATTTGAAAAATATAGGTGACACCCATTCTAATTTGAAGAAATAA